A single region of the Streptomyces sp. NBC_01381 genome encodes:
- a CDS encoding YlxR family protein, producing the protein MSGRTQARACPERTCVGCRERAAKSDLLRIVAKRGACVPDPSGTLPGRGAYVHPVPVCLDLAVRRRAFPRAFRGPGPLDTAELRRVVESVAQQATP; encoded by the coding sequence GTGTCTGGCCGGACGCAAGCCCGCGCATGCCCTGAACGCACCTGTGTGGGGTGCCGGGAGCGAGCGGCCAAGAGCGATCTGCTGCGCATCGTGGCGAAAAGGGGCGCCTGCGTCCCTGATCCAAGCGGTACGCTGCCCGGCCGGGGTGCCTATGTACACCCCGTCCCGGTCTGTCTCGACCTGGCGGTCCGCCGCCGGGCGTTCCCGAGGGCCTTTCGAGGACCGGGTCCGCTCGACACGGCGGAGTTGCGCCGAGTCGTCGAGTCAGTTGCCCAGCAGGCAACACCGTAA
- the infB gene encoding translation initiation factor IF-2 — translation MAKVRVYELAKEFGVESKVVMAKLQELGEFVRSASSTIEAPVVRKLTDALQQGGNGKPAAAKPGAPRKQAAPKPATPSAPSPAQAARPGPAAPKPPAPKPAAAAEKPAASPAAPGPRPGPKPPTPKPAPAAPAAPVTPVTPAAPAAPEFTAPPAAPAAPAASSAPAGPRPGARPGAPKPGGRPAPGQGGQGQGGRGDRGDRQGGAPRPGGQGGAPRPGGRPAGPRPGNNPFTSGGSTGMARPQAPRPGGAPRPGGQGGPGGPGGAPRPQGQGGQGAPRPQGQGGARPSPGGMPRPQGGAPRPGGGAPGAGGNRPNPGMMPQRPAAGPRPGGGPGGGRGPGGGGRPGGGGGGRPGGGGGFAGRPGGGGGGGFAGRPGGPGGGGGGGGFAGRPGGGGGRPGFGGRPGGPGGRGGTQGAFGRPGGPARRGRKSKRQRRQEYESMQAPSVGGVMLPRGNGQAVRLSRGASLTDFAEKINANPASLVGVMMNLGEMVTATQSVPDETLKLLADEMNFVLEIVSPEEEDRELLESFDIEFGEDEGGEEFLVARPPVVTVMGHVDHGKTRLLDAIRKTNVIAGEAGGITQHIGAYQVGAEVNGEDRRITFIDTPGHEAFTAMRARGAKSTDIAILVVAANDGVMPQTIEALNHAKAADVPIVVAVNKIDVEGADPTKVRGQLTEFGLVAEEYGGDTMFVDISAKQGLNIESLLEAVVLTADASLDLRANPEQDAQGIAIESHLDKGRGAVATVLVQRGTLRVGDTMVVGDAYGRVRAMLDDKGENVEEAGPSTPVLVLGLTNVPGAGDNFLVVDEDRTARQIAEKRAARERNVRFARKGVRFSLENLDEALKAGLVQELNLIIKGDASGSVEALESSLLQLDVGEEVDIRVLHRGVGAVTESDIDLATGSDAIVIGFNVRAAGRAAQMAEREGVDVRYYSVIYQAIEEIEAALKGMLKPEYEEVELGTAEIREVFRSSKLGNIAGVLVRSGEVKRNTKARLIRDGKVIAESLNISGLRRFKDDVTEIREGFEGGINLGNFNDIKIDDVIATYEMREKPRG, via the coding sequence GTGGCTAAGGTCCGGGTATACGAGCTCGCCAAGGAGTTCGGCGTAGAGAGCAAGGTCGTCATGGCCAAGCTCCAAGAACTCGGTGAATTCGTACGTTCGGCGTCCTCGACGATCGAGGCGCCCGTAGTACGCAAATTGACTGACGCATTGCAGCAGGGTGGCAACGGCAAGCCCGCCGCCGCCAAGCCGGGAGCGCCGCGCAAGCAGGCCGCCCCCAAGCCGGCGACGCCGTCGGCACCGTCCCCCGCGCAGGCCGCCCGTCCGGGTCCGGCCGCGCCCAAGCCGCCGGCGCCCAAGCCCGCCGCCGCGGCCGAGAAGCCCGCCGCATCGCCTGCGGCTCCCGGCCCGCGTCCCGGCCCCAAGCCGCCGACGCCCAAGCCGGCTCCGGCAGCCCCCGCGGCTCCGGTCACCCCGGTCACCCCGGCAGCGCCGGCCGCCCCGGAGTTCACCGCTCCGCCGGCCGCTCCCGCTGCCCCGGCCGCCTCCTCGGCGCCGGCCGGTCCCCGTCCGGGCGCCCGCCCGGGTGCCCCGAAGCCCGGTGGCCGTCCGGCCCCCGGCCAGGGCGGTCAGGGTCAGGGCGGTCGTGGCGACCGCGGCGACCGTCAGGGTGGCGCTCCGCGTCCCGGCGGCCAGGGTGGCGCCCCGCGCCCCGGTGGCCGTCCGGCAGGACCGCGCCCCGGCAACAACCCCTTCACCTCTGGTGGCTCCACCGGCATGGCGCGCCCGCAGGCGCCCCGTCCGGGCGGCGCCCCGCGCCCCGGCGGCCAGGGTGGCCCCGGTGGTCCCGGCGGCGCCCCGCGTCCGCAGGGCCAGGGCGGCCAGGGTGCTCCCCGTCCGCAGGGTCAGGGCGGCGCTCGCCCCAGCCCCGGCGGCATGCCCCGCCCGCAGGGTGGCGCTCCGCGCCCCGGCGGCGGTGCGCCCGGCGCCGGTGGTAACCGTCCGAACCCCGGCATGATGCCGCAGCGTCCCGCTGCGGGTCCGCGTCCCGGTGGTGGCCCCGGCGGTGGCCGTGGTCCCGGCGGTGGCGGTCGTCCCGGCGGTGGCGGCGGCGGTCGTCCCGGTGGCGGCGGCGGCTTCGCCGGTCGTCCCGGTGGTGGCGGCGGCGGTGGCTTCGCCGGTCGTCCCGGTGGTCCCGGCGGCGGCGGTGGCGGCGGTGGCTTCGCCGGTCGTCCCGGTGGCGGCGGTGGCCGTCCCGGCTTCGGTGGCCGTCCCGGTGGTCCGGGTGGCCGTGGTGGCACGCAGGGTGCCTTCGGTCGTCCCGGCGGTCCCGCGCGTCGCGGTCGCAAGTCGAAGCGGCAGAGGCGCCAGGAGTACGAGTCGATGCAGGCTCCGTCGGTCGGCGGCGTCATGCTGCCGCGCGGCAACGGCCAGGCGGTCCGCCTGTCCCGTGGTGCCTCGCTGACCGACTTCGCCGAGAAGATCAACGCCAACCCGGCGTCGCTCGTCGGCGTGATGATGAACCTCGGCGAGATGGTCACTGCCACGCAGTCCGTCCCGGACGAGACGCTGAAGCTCCTCGCGGACGAGATGAACTTCGTCCTGGAGATCGTCAGCCCGGAGGAGGAGGACCGCGAGCTGCTCGAGTCCTTCGACATCGAGTTCGGCGAGGACGAGGGTGGCGAGGAGTTCCTCGTCGCGCGTCCGCCGGTCGTGACCGTCATGGGTCACGTCGACCACGGTAAGACCCGACTTCTGGACGCGATCCGCAAGACGAACGTCATTGCGGGCGAGGCCGGCGGTATTACGCAGCACATCGGTGCGTACCAGGTCGGCGCCGAGGTCAACGGCGAGGACCGCAGGATCACCTTCATCGACACCCCCGGTCACGAGGCGTTCACCGCCATGCGTGCCCGTGGTGCGAAGTCCACCGACATCGCGATCCTCGTGGTCGCGGCCAACGACGGTGTGATGCCGCAGACGATCGAGGCGCTGAACCACGCCAAGGCGGCCGACGTGCCGATCGTGGTCGCGGTCAACAAGATCGACGTCGAGGGTGCCGACCCGACCAAGGTGCGCGGTCAGCTCACCGAGTTCGGTCTGGTGGCCGAGGAGTACGGCGGCGACACGATGTTCGTCGACATCTCCGCCAAGCAGGGCCTCAACATTGAGAGCCTGCTGGAGGCCGTGGTCCTGACCGCGGACGCCTCGCTCGACCTGCGGGCCAACCCGGAGCAGGACGCGCAGGGTATTGCGATCGAGTCCCACCTGGACAAGGGCCGCGGCGCCGTCGCGACCGTCCTCGTCCAGCGAGGCACCCTGCGGGTCGGCGACACCATGGTGGTCGGCGACGCGTACGGCCGAGTCCGCGCGATGCTCGACGACAAGGGCGAGAACGTGGAAGAGGCGGGTCCCTCGACCCCGGTCCTCGTCCTCGGTCTCACCAACGTCCCGGGTGCCGGCGACAACTTCCTGGTCGTCGACGAGGACCGTACGGCCCGTCAGATCGCCGAGAAGCGTGCCGCCCGTGAGCGCAACGTCCGCTTCGCCCGCAAGGGTGTGCGGTTCTCCCTGGAGAACCTGGACGAGGCCCTCAAGGCCGGTCTGGTGCAGGAACTCAACCTCATCATCAAGGGCGACGCGTCCGGTTCGGTGGAGGCTCTCGAGTCCTCGCTGCTCCAGCTCGACGTCGGCGAAGAGGTCGACATCCGCGTCCTGCACCGCGGCGTGGGTGCGGTCACCGAGTCGGACATCGACCTGGCGACCGGCTCCGACGCGATCGTGATCGGCTTCAACGTCCGTGCGGCCGGTCGTGCCGCGCAGATGGCCGAGCGCGAAGGCGTGGACGTCCGGTACTACTCGGTCATCTACCAGGCGATCGAAGAGATCGAAGCGGCCCTCAAGGGCATGCTCAAGCCGGAGTACGAAGAGGTCGAGCTCGGCACGGCGGAGATCCGCGAGGTCTTCCGCTCGTCCAAGCTGGGCAACATCGCCGGTGTTCTTGTCCGGTCGGGCGAGGTCAAGCGCAACACCAAGGCGCGCCTCATCCGCGACGGCAAGGTCATCGCGGAGAGCCTCAACATCTCCGGTCTGCGCCGCTTCAAGGACGACGTCACCGAGATCCGCGAAGGGTTCGAGGGCGGTATCAACCTCGGCAACTTCAACGACATCAAGATCGACGACGTCATCGCGACGTACGAGATGCGCGAGAAGCCTCGCGGCTGA
- a CDS encoding DUF503 domain-containing protein: MYVGTLSFDLLLGDVRSLKEKRSVVRPIVAELQRKYAVSAAETGNQDLHRRAEIGLAIVSGETGHLTDVLDRCERLVAARPEVELLSVRRRLHSDED, translated from the coding sequence ATGTATGTGGGGACACTGTCCTTCGATCTGCTCCTCGGCGACGTTCGCTCGCTGAAGGAGAAGCGCTCCGTCGTCCGCCCGATCGTCGCCGAACTCCAGCGCAAGTACGCGGTGAGTGCGGCGGAGACCGGGAACCAGGACCTCCATCGCAGGGCCGAGATCGGCCTGGCGATCGTCTCCGGGGAGACGGGGCACCTCACCGACGTACTGGACCGGTGCGAGCGCCTGGTCGCCGCCCGTCCGGAGGTGGAGCTGCTCTCCGTTCGACGCAGGCTCCACAGCGACGAAGACTGA
- the rbfA gene encoding 30S ribosome-binding factor RbfA — MADNARAKRLADLIREVVAQKLQRGIKDPRLGTHVTITDTRVTGDLREATVFYTVYGDDEDRAAAAAGLESAKGVLRSAVGAAAGVKFTPSLAFVADALPDNAKAIEDLLDKARLSDEKVREVSAGAEFAGDADPYRKPEDDEDGDASS; from the coding sequence GTGGCCGACAACGCGCGCGCGAAAAGGCTGGCGGACCTCATCCGAGAGGTGGTTGCCCAGAAGCTGCAGCGCGGGATCAAGGACCCGCGGCTCGGTACGCATGTGACCATCACGGACACCCGGGTCACGGGTGACCTGCGGGAGGCGACCGTCTTCTACACGGTCTACGGAGACGACGAGGACCGCGCGGCGGCCGCGGCGGGCCTGGAGAGCGCCAAGGGCGTCCTCCGTTCGGCGGTCGGCGCGGCGGCGGGCGTGAAGTTCACCCCGAGCCTCGCCTTCGTGGCGGACGCACTGCCGGACAACGCCAAGGCCATCGAGGACCTCCTCGACAAGGCCCGGCTCTCGGACGAGAAGGTGCGCGAGGTGTCCGCGGGCGCCGAGTTCGCCGGCGACGCGGACCCGTACCGCAAGCCCGAGGACGACGAGGACGGCGACGCCTCTTCATGA
- the truB gene encoding tRNA pseudouridine(55) synthase TruB, with translation MSNTSNKTPDGLVIVDKPSGFTSHDVVAKMRGIAKTRRVGHAGTLDPMATGVLVLGVERATKLLGHLALTEKEYLGTIRLGQNTVTDDAEGEITSSADASRIRRDAIDAGIAKLSGDIMQVPSKVSAIKIDGKRSYARARKGEDFEIPARPVKISSFTVYDVRDAVAEDGTPVLDLVVSVVCSSGTYIRALARDLGAGLGVGGHLTALRRTRVGPYKLDSAKTIDQLQEELTVMPVADAAAAAFPRWDVDEKRSKLLLNGVRIEMPGEYAGVGPVAVFDPEGRFLVLAEELKGKAKSLAVFA, from the coding sequence ATGAGCAACACCAGCAACAAGACGCCGGACGGCCTTGTCATCGTCGACAAGCCGTCCGGCTTCACTTCGCATGACGTGGTCGCCAAGATGCGCGGGATCGCCAAGACCCGCCGCGTCGGCCACGCGGGCACCCTCGACCCGATGGCGACGGGTGTCCTGGTCCTCGGCGTCGAGCGGGCCACCAAGCTCCTGGGCCATCTCGCGCTGACGGAGAAGGAGTACCTCGGCACGATCCGGCTCGGCCAGAACACGGTCACGGACGACGCCGAGGGGGAGATCACCTCGTCCGCCGACGCCTCGCGGATCAGGCGGGACGCCATCGACGCGGGGATCGCCAAGCTGTCCGGCGACATCATGCAGGTGCCGTCGAAGGTCAGCGCCATCAAGATCGACGGCAAGCGGTCGTACGCGCGGGCCCGCAAGGGCGAGGACTTCGAGATCCCGGCAAGGCCCGTGAAGATCTCCTCGTTCACCGTGTACGACGTCAGGGACGCCGTCGCCGAAGACGGCACCCCCGTACTCGACCTGGTCGTGTCGGTGGTCTGCTCGTCCGGGACGTACATCCGTGCCCTGGCCCGCGACCTCGGCGCGGGCCTCGGGGTCGGCGGCCATCTGACGGCGCTGCGGCGCACCCGCGTCGGGCCGTACAAGCTCGACTCGGCGAAGACCATCGACCAGCTCCAGGAGGAGCTGACGGTGATGCCGGTGGCGGACGCGGCCGCTGCCGCGTTCCCGCGCTGGGACGTCGACGAGAAGCGGTCGAAGCTGCTGCTCAACGGCGTGCGGATCGAGATGCCCGGTGAGTACGCCGGTGTGGGCCCCGTCGCCGTGTTCGATCCGGAGGGCCGGTTCCTGGTCCTGGCCGAGGAGCTGAAGGGCAAGGCCAAGAGCCTGGCCGTCTTCGCCTGA